From the genome of Cedecea lapagei, one region includes:
- the yqjA gene encoding DedA family general envelope maintenance protein YqjA: MELLTQLLSALWSQDFETLSNPSMMGMLYFVLFMILFLENGLLPAAFLPGDSLLVLVGVLIAKGTMGFPETIALLTIAASLGSWLGYIQGRWLGNTRIVQNWLSHLPAHYHQRSHQLFHKHGLSALLIGRFIAFVRTLLPTIAGLSGLSSTRFQFFNWMSGLLWILILTTLGYLLGKTPVFLKYEDALMSCLMLIPVVLLIIGLVGSLIVLWRKKRSQSH; encoded by the coding sequence ATGGAACTACTGACTCAACTGCTTTCCGCTCTCTGGAGCCAGGATTTTGAAACGCTCTCCAATCCTTCGATGATGGGGATGCTCTATTTTGTGCTGTTCATGATCCTATTTCTTGAAAACGGCCTGCTTCCAGCTGCATTTTTACCGGGCGATAGCCTGCTGGTGCTGGTCGGCGTACTGATCGCCAAGGGGACGATGGGGTTCCCGGAAACCATCGCGCTGCTCACCATTGCCGCAAGCCTCGGCAGCTGGCTGGGCTATATCCAGGGACGCTGGCTGGGGAACACCCGTATCGTGCAGAACTGGCTTTCGCACCTGCCGGCTCATTACCACCAGCGTTCGCACCAGCTCTTCCATAAACACGGGCTGTCGGCGCTGCTGATTGGCCGCTTTATCGCTTTTGTACGCACGCTGTTGCCAACGATTGCCGGATTATCGGGTCTCAGCAGTACCCGCTTCCAGTTCTTTAACTGGATGAGTGGCCTGCTGTGGATACTGATTTTGACTACCCTGGGCTATTTACTGGGCAAAACCCCCGTCTTCCTGAAGTACGAAGACGCTTTGATGTCGTGCCTGATGCTGATCCCGGTGGTGCTGCTGATCATCGGTCTCGTGGGTTCGTTAATTGTGCTTTGGCGTAAAAAACGCAGCCAAAGTCACTAG
- the mzrA gene encoding EnvZ/OmpR regulon moderator MzrA — translation MKFTFTRRLKAALLVGALAIASLMVWSGMQTQDSTLEIRASRQGGSVPDGFYVWHHLDANGIRFKSITPLNNTLLVTFDSSAQSEAAKEVLNRTLPQGYVIAQQEGDKDALAWLSILRPDHNHLG, via the coding sequence ATGAAATTCACGTTCACACGCCGCCTGAAGGCGGCGCTGCTTGTTGGTGCCCTGGCGATAGCTTCGCTGATGGTGTGGTCCGGCATGCAGACCCAGGACTCAACCCTCGAAATTCGTGCTTCCCGGCAGGGCGGAAGCGTTCCCGACGGTTTTTATGTCTGGCACCACCTCGATGCCAACGGTATACGCTTCAAAAGCATTACGCCGCTCAACAACACGCTGCTGGTGACGTTTGATTCCAGCGCCCAGAGCGAGGCGGCGAAAGAGGTGCTGAATCGCACGCTGCCGCAAGGCTACGTGATTGCCCAGCAGGAGGGCGATAAAGACGCGCTCGCCTGGCTCTCTATTCTGCGGCCAGACCACAATCACCTCGGCTAG